In the Burkholderia glumae LMG 2196 = ATCC 33617 genome, one interval contains:
- a CDS encoding CsbD family protein, with amino-acid sequence MDKNRIDGKLKQVKGSVKEALGKLTGDRKTEAEGVAEKTQGKLQEKAGQTADAIRKHSKLH; translated from the coding sequence ATGGACAAGAACCGAATCGACGGCAAGCTCAAGCAGGTGAAGGGCTCGGTGAAGGAAGCGCTCGGCAAGCTGACGGGCGACCGCAAGACCGAGGCGGAAGGCGTGGCCGAGAAGACCCAGGGCAAGCTGCAGGAGAAGGCAGGCCAGACCGCCGACGCGATCCGCAAGCACTCGAAGCTGCACTGA
- a CDS encoding voltage-gated chloride channel family protein, producing MKALKTVEQFAMLRALGRWLALSSGVGALAGSASALFLQLLDLATGTRLAHPWLLALLPAAGFATGWFYLRFGSAVEGGNNLLIDEIHDPARAVPTRMAPLVMLATVVTHLFGGSAGREGTAVQMGGALAERLARLLRVQAETRRILLMAGIAAGFSSVFGTPLAGAVFGLEVLAIGRLRYDALLPCVAAAIVADAVCRWWGIHHPLYPVPFVPALSLATAASAIIAGLAFGVVGMLFADATHALGARFKRWIPYAPLRPVAGGALVALAGGALAVPQYLGLGIPTIEAAFRGPLPVYEFAGKFAFTLVTLASGFKGGEVTPLFYIGATLGNALSHLLALPLPVLAGLGFVAVFAGAANTPIASTIMAIELFGAPIGVFAALACVVAYLFSGHTGIYRAQRIGHAKYPWLDASGRLADLAARRVATRRERDPAG from the coding sequence ATGAAAGCTTTGAAAACCGTCGAGCAGTTCGCGATGCTGCGCGCGCTCGGCCGCTGGCTCGCCCTGTCGTCCGGGGTCGGCGCGCTGGCCGGCAGCGCGTCGGCGCTGTTCCTCCAGCTGCTCGACCTGGCCACCGGCACGCGGCTCGCGCATCCGTGGCTGCTGGCGCTGCTGCCTGCGGCCGGCTTCGCCACCGGCTGGTTCTACCTGCGCTTCGGCAGCGCGGTGGAGGGCGGCAACAACCTGCTGATCGACGAGATCCACGATCCCGCGCGCGCGGTGCCGACGCGCATGGCGCCGCTGGTGATGCTCGCCACCGTCGTCACGCATCTGTTCGGCGGCTCGGCGGGCCGCGAGGGCACCGCCGTGCAGATGGGCGGCGCGCTCGCCGAGCGCCTCGCGCGGCTGCTGCGCGTGCAGGCCGAGACGCGCCGCATCCTGCTGATGGCCGGCATCGCCGCCGGTTTCTCGTCGGTGTTCGGCACGCCGCTGGCGGGCGCCGTGTTCGGCCTGGAGGTGCTGGCGATCGGGCGCCTGCGCTACGACGCGCTGCTGCCGTGCGTGGCCGCCGCGATCGTCGCCGACGCGGTGTGCCGATGGTGGGGCATCCATCATCCGCTCTATCCCGTGCCGTTCGTGCCGGCGCTGAGCCTGGCCACCGCGGCCTCGGCGATCATCGCGGGCCTCGCCTTCGGCGTGGTGGGCATGCTGTTCGCCGACGCCACGCACGCGCTCGGCGCGCGGTTCAAGCGCTGGATTCCCTACGCACCGCTGCGGCCCGTGGCGGGCGGCGCGCTGGTGGCGCTGGCGGGCGGCGCGCTCGCGGTGCCGCAGTACCTCGGGCTCGGCATTCCCACCATCGAGGCCGCTTTTCGCGGGCCGTTGCCGGTCTACGAGTTCGCCGGCAAGTTCGCGTTCACGTTGGTCACGCTCGCCTCGGGCTTCAAGGGCGGCGAGGTCACGCCGCTGTTCTACATCGGCGCGACGCTCGGCAACGCGCTTTCGCACCTGCTCGCGCTGCCGCTGCCGGTGCTGGCCGGGCTCGGCTTCGTGGCCGTGTTCGCCGGCGCGGCCAACACCCCGATCGCCTCGACGATCATGGCCATCGAACTGTTCGGCGCGCCGATCGGCGTGTTCGCGGCGCTCGCCTGCGTGGTGGCCTATCTGTTCTCGGGGCATACCGGCATCTATCGCGCGCAGCGCATCGGCCATGCGAAGTATCCGTGGCTCGACGCGAGCGGGCGGCTCGCCGATCTGGCGGCGCGGCGCGTGGCGACGAGGCGCGAGCGCGACCCGGCGGGTTGA
- a CDS encoding LysR family transcriptional regulator → MQLDDIDLNLLVLFQRLMQTRRVSTVAEQTGMSQPGVSNALAKLRRRLGDPLFVRGPGGIVPTPFALRLAEPVAQALSMLHSALNPETRFDPAHDERVVTIGMTDIGEVVFLPALLERLAAVAPRMVLNTVHDTHADLGKEMAEGRIDLAIGLLPQLQAGFHQRRLFDQAYVCVFRAGHPLAKSPLTMTNWREAGHVVVVSAGTGHGQVDAWLKRRGVARNVRLTVPHFMSVGHILQRSDLIATVPERLAMQLAEPFSLAIRPLPAAMPRAPIHLFWHTRVHQDDGNRWLREVIAKLFSGPAAPPRTLPAAGKNSRPRR, encoded by the coding sequence ATGCAACTGGACGACATCGATCTCAACCTGCTGGTGCTGTTCCAGCGGCTCATGCAAACGCGCCGCGTCTCGACGGTCGCCGAGCAGACCGGCATGAGCCAGCCGGGCGTCAGCAACGCGCTCGCCAAGCTGCGCCGCCGGCTCGGCGATCCGCTGTTCGTGCGCGGCCCCGGCGGCATCGTGCCGACGCCGTTCGCCCTGCGGCTGGCGGAGCCCGTCGCGCAAGCGCTTTCGATGCTGCACTCGGCGCTCAATCCCGAGACGCGTTTTGATCCCGCCCATGACGAGCGCGTCGTGACGATCGGCATGACCGATATCGGCGAAGTGGTATTTCTGCCCGCCCTGCTCGAGCGCCTGGCGGCGGTCGCGCCGCGCATGGTGCTCAACACGGTGCACGACACCCATGCGGACCTGGGCAAGGAAATGGCCGAAGGCCGGATCGATCTGGCGATCGGGCTGCTTCCCCAGCTGCAGGCGGGCTTCCACCAGCGCCGGCTGTTCGATCAAGCTTACGTGTGCGTGTTCCGGGCGGGGCATCCGCTCGCGAAGTCGCCGCTGACGATGACGAACTGGCGTGAAGCCGGGCATGTCGTGGTGGTATCGGCCGGCACCGGGCACGGACAGGTGGACGCGTGGCTGAAGCGCCGCGGCGTGGCGCGTAACGTCCGGCTGACCGTACCTCACTTCATGAGCGTGGGACATATCCTGCAGCGCAGCGATCTGATCGCTACCGTGCCTGAGCGTTTGGCGATGCAACTGGCCGAGCCGTTCTCGCTGGCAATACGGCCACTTCCGGCGGCGATGCCCCGCGCCCCGATTCATCTTTTCTGGCATACCCGCGTGCATCAGGACGACGGCAATCGATGGCTGCGCGAAGTCATCGCGAAGCTCTTTTCCGGGCCCGCCGCGCCGCCGCGCACGCTGCCAGCCGCCGGGAAGAACAGCAGACCCAGGCGGTGA